A window of the Xenopus laevis strain J_2021 chromosome 9_10L, Xenopus_laevis_v10.1, whole genome shotgun sequence genome harbors these coding sequences:
- the znf850.L gene encoding gastrula zinc finger protein XlCGF26.1-like yields the protein MPYIHKFRRICEGRYHFNVDFTNVKHGKNDPREDEKPKSSNGISGKKKDTSSITEGTEVAEAGCAEKSEKENIPEQDVHNSSTGSPDPPDTSQPADSSADKEYGCPVCQKLFTSHSELIKHQKIHRKKEWICSECHKQFPTKAKLVKHRKVHRGKGKIFPCPHCTKRFMRKSKFEVHLKVHEKTYTCPECDKCFNIKSNFTRHMLVHTEEKRFVCSECGKGFSQNTHYLKHKRSHKNDYLVHCPECGKGFFDKYSLKAHLKIHTGEKPFSCSECGKGFIQNSHLVLHLRIHTGEKPFACPECGRRFSDKSSLVKHKRIHTGEKPYKCSDCGRGFGQNSYLLIHKRTHTEEKSFFCSECGKAFIEEASLLRHQRLHTGEKLFCCPTCGKGFTEKSCLVKHQRIHTGEKPHTCSVCKKCFSEKSHLVKHQRIHTGEKPFSCSECGKQFIQNAHLIKHRRTHTGENPFSCAECGKRFVDKSNLMMHNRTHTGDKPFSCAQCGKSFVQSSHLLVHQRVHTGEKPFSCSECGKFFRDKSSLSKHKRVHTGEKPFACSECGKSFSQNSHLLTHQRTHTGLKPYSCSQCGKSFSDNSSLVKHRRLHTGLKPFSCRECGKCFSQKSYLIIHTSTHTGDQAIACSECGKLFSNKSNMVKHKKIHMR from the coding sequence ATGCCATATATCCATAAATTTAGAAGAATTTGTGAGGGCAGATACCACTTTAACGTAGATTTTACAAACGTTAAACATGGCAAAAATGATCCGAGGGAAGACGAGAAGCCAAAATCGTCCAATGGAATCAGTGGCAAAAAGAAAGATACCTCCAGCATCACTGAAGGTACGGAAGTTGCTGAGGCAGGATGTGCAGagaaaagtgaaaaagaaaatattccagAGCAGGATGTGCATAATAGCTCGACAGGAAGTCCAGATCCACCGGACACCTCCCAACCTGCGGATTCTTCCGCGGATAAAGAGTACGGCTGCCCTGTGTGTCAGAAACTGTTTACATCACATTCTGAGCTGATTAAACATCAAAAAATCCACAGAAAGAAAGAATGGATTTGCTCTGAATGTCACAAGCAGTTCCCTACTAAAGCTAAACTTGTCAAACATCGGAAAGTTCACAGGGGGAAGGGGAAGATATTTCCCTGTCCCCACTGCACAAAACGTTTCATGCGGAAATCGAAGTTCGAGGTTCACCTGAAGGTCCACGAGAAAACATACACGTGCCCCGAGTGTGACAAATGTTTCAACATCAAATCGAATTTCACCAGACACATGTTGGTTCACACCGAGGAGAAAAGATTCGTATGTTCAGAATGCGGGAAGGGTTTCTCCCAGAACACTCATTATCTTAAACATAAGAGGAGCCACAAAAACGACTATCTTGTGCACTGCCCTGAATGTGGCAAAGGATTTTTCGACAAGTACAGCCTGAAAGCGCACCTTAAGATTCACACCGGAGAGAAACCGTTCTCCTGTTCGGAATGTGGAAAAGGCTTCATCCAAAATTCACACCTGGTTTTACATCTGAGGATTCACACGGGGGAAAAACCGTTTGCGTGCCCTGAATGCGGGAGGCGTTTTAGCGATAAATCAAGTCTTGTGAAACATAAGCGAATTCACACCGGGGAAAAGCCATATAAGTGCTCCGACTGCGGCAGAGGTTTTGGCCAGAATTCATATCTTCTTATACACAAAAGGACTCACACGGAGGAAAAATCGTTTTTCTGTTCTGAGTGCGGAAAGGCTTTTATCGAAGAAGCGAGCCTTCTTAGACATCAGAGGCTTCATACTGGAGAGAAACTCTTTTGTTGCCCGACGTGTGGGAAAGGTTTCACGGAGAAATCGTGTCTGGTAAAGCATCAGAGAattcacacgggagagaaaccccATACTTGTTCTGTATGTAAGAAATGTTTTTCCGAAAAATCGCATCTAGTAaaacaccagagaattcacactggggagaaaccttTCTCCTGTTCCGAGTGCGGAAAACAGTTTATTCAAAATGCCCATCTTATCAAGCACCGGAGGACCCACACGGGAGAGAACCCATTTTCCTGTGCTGAATGCGGCAAAAGATTTGTGGATAAATCCAATCTCATGATGCATAATAGAACTCACACGGGAGATAAACCGTTCTCATGTGCTCAGTGTGGGAAAAGTTTCGTCCAAAGTTCGCATCTCCTTGTACACCAGAGAGTTCATACGGGGGAGAAGCCGTTctcctgttctgaatgtgggaaatttTTTAGAGACAAGTCAAGCCTTAGCAAGCACAAGCGCGTTCATACCGGGGAGAAACCATTCGCCTGCTCTGAGTGCGGGAAAAGTTTTAGCCAAAATTCCCATCTTCTTACACATCAGCGGACTCACACAGGGTTGAAGCCTTACTCGTGTTCTCAGTGCGGGAAAAGCTTTAGCGATAACTCGAGTCTTGTGAAGCACAGGAGACTCCACACGGGACTGAAACCGTTTAGCTGCAGggaatgtggcaaatgtttcagTCAAAAATCCTATCTTATTATCCACACGTCGACTCACACAGGGGATCAGGCGATTGCGTGCTCAGAATGTGGGAAACTCTTTAGCAATAAATCAAATATGGTTAAACACAAGAAAATTCACATGCGATAA